One Longimicrobium sp. genomic window carries:
- a CDS encoding M28 family peptidase, translating to MKRSVAFVMGALLAGSPAAAQEWTSTDPVLQGIWREGMSNSQVERLAQVLTDSLGPRLTGSPETANARQWAISTYRNWGITAREEQYGTWRGWRRGHTHVDLMTPRMRSLEGTMLAWSPGTNGPVTAGVVMLPEAADSAAFQAALSAVRGKFVLISAAQPTCRPDENWVKWAPPGTFERMRDQRTATMNAWARRLQATGSTARDLPRRLEQAGAVGVLTNLWSQGWGVDKVFQARTERVPTLDLSCEDYGLVFRMVQNNQSPTLRLDAGSQFTGDVPASNVLAEIRGRQKPNEYVMMSAHFDSWDAASGATDNATGTVVMMEAMRILRQVYPNPKRTILSGHWSGEEQGLNGSRGFVADNPRIVEGLQALFNQDNGTGRIVQVSMQGLTGVEPYFRRWFSRMPGLLVDSVRIDAPGLPSGGGSDNASFICAGAPGFGLGSLSWDYGTYTWHTNRDTYDKIAFDDVRRNATMVAMLVYLASEEPDKLPRARLAQLPPDQQGRPRTWPVCQQPTRRDPASAPQ from the coding sequence ATGAAGCGATCGGTCGCGTTCGTGATGGGTGCGCTGCTGGCGGGCTCGCCGGCGGCGGCGCAGGAGTGGACCTCCACCGACCCCGTCCTCCAGGGCATCTGGCGCGAGGGGATGTCGAACTCGCAGGTGGAGCGGCTGGCGCAGGTGCTCACCGACTCGCTGGGGCCGCGGCTTACCGGGTCGCCCGAGACGGCGAACGCGCGGCAGTGGGCGATCTCTACCTACCGCAACTGGGGGATCACCGCGCGCGAGGAGCAGTACGGCACCTGGCGCGGCTGGCGGCGCGGCCACACGCACGTCGACCTGATGACGCCGCGAATGCGATCGCTGGAGGGGACGATGCTGGCGTGGAGCCCCGGCACCAACGGTCCCGTCACTGCGGGCGTGGTGATGCTCCCCGAAGCCGCGGACTCGGCCGCGTTCCAGGCGGCGCTCTCGGCGGTGCGCGGCAAGTTCGTCCTCATCTCCGCCGCGCAGCCCACCTGCCGCCCGGACGAGAACTGGGTGAAGTGGGCGCCGCCCGGGACGTTCGAGCGGATGAGGGACCAGCGCACCGCAACCATGAACGCATGGGCGCGCCGCCTTCAGGCCACCGGCAGCACGGCGCGTGACCTGCCGCGGCGGTTGGAGCAGGCGGGCGCGGTCGGGGTCCTGACCAACCTCTGGTCGCAGGGGTGGGGGGTGGACAAGGTGTTCCAGGCCCGCACCGAGCGCGTCCCCACGCTGGACCTGAGCTGCGAGGACTACGGGCTCGTCTTCCGCATGGTGCAGAACAACCAGTCGCCCACGCTGCGGCTGGACGCAGGGTCGCAGTTCACGGGCGACGTGCCGGCCTCCAACGTCCTGGCGGAGATCCGCGGGCGCCAGAAGCCGAACGAGTACGTGATGATGTCGGCCCACTTCGACTCGTGGGACGCGGCCTCCGGCGCGACGGACAACGCCACCGGCACCGTGGTGATGATGGAGGCGATGCGCATCCTGCGGCAGGTGTATCCCAACCCGAAGCGCACCATCCTCTCCGGGCACTGGAGCGGCGAGGAGCAGGGGCTGAACGGGTCGCGCGGCTTCGTGGCGGACAACCCGCGCATCGTGGAGGGGCTGCAGGCGCTCTTCAACCAGGACAACGGCACCGGGCGCATCGTGCAGGTGTCGATGCAGGGGCTAACCGGGGTGGAGCCGTACTTCCGCCGCTGGTTCTCGCGCATGCCGGGGCTGCTGGTGGACTCGGTGCGCATCGACGCGCCGGGGCTCCCCAGCGGCGGCGGGAGCGACAACGCGTCGTTCATCTGCGCGGGAGCGCCGGGCTTCGGGCTGGGGTCGCTGTCGTGGGACTACGGCACCTACACCTGGCACACCAACCGCGACACGTACGACAAGATCGCCTTCGACGACGTGCGGCGGAACGCGACGATGGTGGCGATGCTCGTGTACCTGGCGTCGGAGGAGCCGGACAAGCTGCCGCGCGCACGGCTCGCGCAGCTTCCGCCGGACCAGCAGGGGCGGCCGCGCACCTGGCCCGTGTGCCAGCAGCCCACGCGCAGGGACCCGGCGAGCGCACCGCAGTAG
- a CDS encoding metallophosphoesterase family protein, producing MKIGIISDTHGLLRSEVFDVFAGVEHILHAGDVGAADILAELEAIAPLTAVWGNTDSFDLRKRVPEVAHVELDGVPVVVLHGMQLGSPTPEKAAAAYSGAGLVVFGHSHKPVIRQVMGTLAVNPGSAGPLRFRDPVTVALAELVDGKVTARLVELDPKRK from the coding sequence ATGAAGATCGGGATCATCTCCGACACGCACGGGTTGCTGCGGAGCGAGGTGTTCGACGTGTTCGCCGGGGTCGAGCACATCCTGCACGCGGGCGATGTGGGCGCGGCCGACATCCTCGCCGAGCTGGAGGCGATCGCGCCGCTGACCGCCGTCTGGGGGAACACCGACAGCTTCGACCTGCGCAAGCGCGTGCCCGAGGTGGCGCACGTGGAGCTGGACGGCGTGCCGGTGGTGGTGCTGCACGGGATGCAGCTCGGCTCCCCCACGCCCGAGAAGGCCGCGGCGGCGTACAGCGGCGCGGGGCTCGTCGTCTTCGGCCACTCGCACAAGCCGGTGATCCGGCAGGTGATGGGGACTCTCGCCGTGAACCCGGGTAGCGCGGGTCCGCTGCGGTTCCGCGATCCCGTGACGGTCGCCCTCGCGGAGCTGGTGGACGGGAAGGTCACGGCGCGCCTCGTGGAGCTGGATCCCAAACGGAAGTAG
- a CDS encoding flavin prenyltransferase UbiX — MRDAPVVFGITGASGAPYAVRLLRALNDSGTAVRLIVSGYGLRLLAEETEIDGIDALRAATGDWSRVELYDSLDRGATPASGSAPSRGMVICPCSMGTLASIAAGTSRNLVERAADVALKERRTLILVPRETPFSLIHLENMTRLTRAGATILPAAPGFYNRPKTIADLVDFVVARVLDHLGVEHALGRRWRSGEDGGEAGTGSGERGA, encoded by the coding sequence GTGAGGGACGCGCCGGTCGTCTTCGGGATCACGGGCGCGTCGGGTGCACCGTACGCCGTGCGCCTGCTGCGCGCCCTCAACGATTCCGGGACGGCGGTCCGGCTGATCGTCTCCGGCTACGGCCTGCGGCTGCTGGCGGAGGAGACGGAGATCGACGGGATCGATGCCCTGCGCGCCGCCACGGGTGACTGGTCGCGGGTGGAGCTGTACGACTCGCTCGACCGCGGCGCCACGCCGGCGTCCGGCTCGGCGCCGTCGCGGGGGATGGTGATCTGCCCGTGCTCCATGGGGACGCTCGCCTCCATCGCGGCGGGGACTTCGCGCAACCTGGTGGAGCGCGCGGCGGACGTGGCGTTGAAGGAGCGGAGGACGCTCATTCTGGTGCCGCGCGAGACACCGTTCTCGCTCATCCACCTGGAGAACATGACCCGGCTGACCCGCGCCGGGGCCACCATCCTTCCCGCGGCGCCGGGGTTCTACAACCGGCCGAAGACGATCGCGGACCTGGTGGACTTCGTCGTGGCGCGGGTTCTGGATCATCTGGGCGTGGAGCACGCGCTGGGGCGGCGGTGGCGGAGCGGGGAGGACGGCGGGGAAGCAGGAACGGGGAGCGGCGAACGGGGGGCATAG
- a CDS encoding UbiA-like polyprenyltransferase, translating into MTVTERIMEGQHVRGRGKVADLSNLVKLPHTIFALPFALVGATLASYEHSVQVADVFLILTAFTSARFAAMGFNRIVDRAIDARNPRTMMREIPAGKLSVGEAATAVVVASGIFFLCAALLNPLCLMLAPLALGWILFYSYTKRFTRWAHLVLGFALAIAPVGAYLAIAGEWSRPAGALLALAGAVLCWVAGFDILYSLQDMEFDRAEGLHSVPAALGARGALAVSRTLHVLSTALFVALGFLVPGLGTLYFAAAAVIGVMLVYEQSLVRADDFSRIDAAFFNVNGAISVVFFLMVLAERVLA; encoded by the coding sequence ATGACAGTGACCGAGCGCATCATGGAAGGCCAGCACGTCCGCGGGCGCGGGAAGGTGGCCGACCTTTCGAACCTGGTGAAGCTGCCGCACACCATCTTTGCGCTGCCGTTCGCGCTGGTGGGGGCGACGCTGGCGTCTTACGAGCACTCCGTTCAGGTTGCGGACGTGTTCCTGATCCTGACGGCGTTCACCTCTGCGCGGTTCGCGGCGATGGGGTTCAACCGGATCGTGGACCGCGCCATCGACGCCAGGAACCCGCGCACGATGATGCGCGAGATCCCTGCGGGGAAGCTGTCGGTGGGTGAGGCCGCGACGGCGGTGGTGGTCGCGAGCGGGATCTTTTTCCTGTGCGCCGCGCTTCTAAACCCGCTCTGCCTGATGCTGGCGCCGCTCGCGCTGGGGTGGATCCTCTTCTACTCGTACACGAAGCGCTTCACGCGGTGGGCGCACCTGGTGCTGGGGTTCGCGCTCGCCATCGCGCCGGTGGGGGCGTACCTCGCGATCGCGGGGGAGTGGAGCCGGCCGGCGGGGGCGCTGCTGGCACTGGCGGGGGCGGTGCTGTGCTGGGTGGCGGGCTTCGACATCCTCTACTCGCTGCAGGACATGGAGTTCGACCGGGCGGAGGGGCTGCACTCGGTGCCGGCGGCGCTGGGCGCCAGGGGAGCGCTCGCGGTATCGAGGACGCTGCACGTGCTCTCGACGGCGCTCTTCGTGGCGCTCGGGTTTCTGGTGCCGGGGCTGGGGACGCTGTACTTCGCGGCGGCGGCGGTGATCGGAGTGATGCTGGTGTACGAGCAGAGCCTGGTGCGCGCCGATGATTTCTCCAGGATAGACGCGGCGTTCTTCAACGTGAACGGCGCCATCTCGGTCGTGTTCTTTCTGATGGTGCTCGCGGAAAGGGTGCTCGCGTGA
- a CDS encoding menaquinone biosynthesis decarboxylase, with the protein MVYQNLRDFLRFLDRTGQLVRIQRPVSVDLEMAEITDRTMKLPGGGPALLFERPVLMDGTESPIPVAINIFGSWRRMAAALGVDDVEVHARRIAELVKPEIPKGLWGKMAMLPKLAEFTKVPPRPYKGAPPCQQVILREGEFDLTRFPVLKTWPHDGGPFITLPMVVTSDPETGIQNIGMYRMQVFGPTSTGMHWQRHKGGAAHYRAWKRTRGGRMPVVVAIGGDPATMYTPSAPLPPGIDEYLFGGFLRRDPVRTCKAITADLTIPAEAEIVLEGYVDTDEELRIEGPFGDHTGFYTLEDPYPTFHVTTVTLREEPIYPATLVGRPPVEDVYLGGATERIFLPLARLTMPEIVDYHMPPEGVFHNLVFVSIRKEYPGHAYKVMNGLWGMGLMSLAKVIVVVDEGIDVRNTQEAWWYALGNIDPERDVKFTKGPVDDLDHAAQNPSFGSKMGIDGTRKWAEEGFTRRWPEMIEMSADVKAHVDGIWARLGIEPID; encoded by the coding sequence ATGGTGTATCAGAACCTCAGGGATTTCCTCCGCTTCCTGGACCGCACGGGGCAGCTCGTGCGCATCCAGCGGCCCGTCTCCGTGGACCTGGAGATGGCGGAGATCACCGATCGCACGATGAAGCTTCCCGGCGGGGGGCCGGCGCTCCTGTTCGAGCGGCCGGTGCTGATGGATGGCACCGAAAGCCCCATCCCCGTGGCCATCAACATATTCGGGTCGTGGCGCCGCATGGCCGCGGCGCTGGGGGTGGACGACGTGGAGGTGCACGCGCGCCGCATCGCCGAGCTGGTGAAGCCGGAGATCCCCAAGGGGCTGTGGGGGAAGATGGCGATGCTCCCCAAGCTCGCCGAGTTCACCAAGGTGCCGCCGCGGCCGTACAAGGGCGCGCCTCCCTGCCAGCAGGTGATCCTGCGCGAGGGCGAATTCGACCTGACGCGCTTCCCCGTGCTCAAGACCTGGCCTCACGACGGCGGGCCCTTCATCACCCTCCCCATGGTGGTGACGTCGGACCCGGAGACCGGGATCCAGAACATCGGGATGTACCGGATGCAGGTGTTCGGGCCGACCTCGACCGGGATGCACTGGCAGCGGCACAAGGGCGGCGCCGCGCACTACCGCGCCTGGAAGCGCACCCGCGGCGGGCGCATGCCCGTGGTGGTCGCGATCGGCGGGGACCCGGCGACGATGTACACGCCCAGCGCGCCGCTGCCGCCGGGGATCGACGAGTACCTGTTCGGCGGCTTCCTGCGGCGCGACCCGGTGCGCACCTGCAAGGCCATCACCGCCGACCTCACCATCCCCGCCGAGGCGGAGATCGTGCTGGAGGGGTACGTGGACACGGACGAGGAGCTCCGCATCGAGGGGCCCTTCGGCGACCACACCGGCTTCTACACGCTGGAGGACCCGTACCCCACCTTCCACGTGACGACCGTCACGCTGCGCGAGGAGCCGATCTACCCCGCCACGCTGGTGGGGCGCCCGCCCGTGGAGGACGTGTACCTGGGCGGCGCCACGGAGCGGATCTTTCTTCCGCTCGCGCGCTTGACGATGCCGGAGATCGTGGACTACCACATGCCTCCCGAGGGCGTGTTCCACAACCTGGTCTTCGTCTCCATCCGCAAGGAGTACCCGGGGCACGCCTACAAGGTGATGAACGGCCTCTGGGGGATGGGGCTGATGTCGCTCGCCAAGGTGATCGTGGTGGTGGACGAGGGGATCGACGTGCGGAACACGCAGGAGGCGTGGTGGTACGCGCTCGGCAACATCGATCCGGAGCGCGACGTGAAGTTCACCAAGGGCCCGGTGGACGACCTGGACCACGCGGCGCAGAACCCGTCCTTTGGCAGCAAGATGGGGATCGACGGCACGCGGAAGTGGGCCGAGGAGGGCTTCACCCGCCGCTGGCCCGAGATGATCGAAATGTCAGCCGACGTGAAGGCGCACGTCGATGGCATCTGGGCGCGGCTCGGCATTGAGCCGATCGACTGA
- a CDS encoding class I SAM-dependent methyltransferase yields MPQTPVRPSVLPASEEKAAHVRRMFSSIAPRYDLLNHLLSLNIDRVWRRRAVDRLGWERNPAGTYLDTCAGTLDLSVELARRPGFTGRVVGSDFTYAMLEHGTDKLAAIPVEPACADAMLLPFADEAFDGATVGFGVRNLADLDVGLRETARVLKPGARFVILEFTTPGWQPFRGLYLFYFLRVLPAVGRLVSKHDSAYTYLPESVRQFPEPPELAARMERAGFADVGWTTLSGGIAALHWGTKR; encoded by the coding sequence ATGCCGCAGACCCCCGTCCGCCCTTCGGTGCTTCCGGCCAGCGAGGAGAAGGCCGCGCACGTCCGGCGGATGTTCTCGTCCATCGCGCCGCGCTACGACCTGCTCAACCACCTCCTGTCGCTCAACATCGATCGGGTGTGGCGGCGCCGCGCGGTGGACCGGCTGGGGTGGGAGCGCAACCCCGCGGGCACCTACCTGGACACCTGCGCGGGGACGCTGGACCTGTCCGTGGAGCTGGCGCGCCGCCCCGGCTTCACCGGGCGCGTGGTGGGGAGCGACTTCACCTACGCCATGCTGGAGCACGGTACGGACAAGCTGGCCGCGATCCCCGTGGAGCCCGCCTGCGCGGACGCGATGCTCCTTCCCTTCGCAGACGAGGCGTTCGACGGCGCCACGGTGGGGTTCGGGGTGCGCAACCTGGCGGACCTGGACGTAGGGCTGCGCGAGACGGCGCGGGTGCTGAAGCCGGGGGCGCGCTTCGTGATCCTGGAGTTCACCACGCCGGGGTGGCAGCCGTTTCGCGGGCTGTACCTCTTCTACTTCCTGCGCGTGCTGCCGGCGGTGGGGCGGCTGGTGTCGAAGCACGACTCGGCGTACACGTACCTCCCCGAGTCGGTGCGCCAGTTTCCGGAGCCGCCGGAGCTCGCCGCGCGAATGGAGCGCGCCGGCTTCGCGGACGTGGGCTGGACGACGCTCTCCGGCGGGATCGCGGCGCTGCACTGGGGAACGAAGCGCTGA